The genomic DNA GGAAAGGTTTTTTACGGCTTTGGGGCGAAAATCTTGCCACGATATGGCTGCTATATCTAGGGCTGTTGGAACAAAGACTCTCATCGAGTGCGAAGCATATTACAACCTCCTTAAATCATGCTATGAATATCTGAAACGAAGAAAGCCGCTACTTAGCAAAACTCTGCAGCGAGAAATATTCGTTTCATACGAGGATTTGCCATATTCTTATGAAATGACGGAGTCATGGGACTCGgttgaaaacaaatatgCCAATGCTGTAATTGACGCTATAGCGGATATGGAGGTTGAAAaacagaaccagcagcaagaaaCGACTAATGATCAGAATGGCACCACAGAACACACAAATTCGGAGCCTTTACTGTTAAAATTAGATACTGATACCTCTTCACAGCACCCGATAGATACCACCTTGATCAACGGTTCATCTCACGAGCATCCAAACACCGGTACCCTGCAGGGTGTCGGGTCTGAGATCTCAGTTTCCAATGTAGCTTCATCTGATTATAAAGTATCTGCTACTAGGACAGCTACTACTGTAGCCACCAATGTAGTCCCTCGTAAGACCCTATTTGCGAAAAGGAGTGGAATGTGCGCAAAAGCATCTTCTCAACTGCTAAATATACCTGAAGCTGTGAAATTTGCCAACATGTTTTTCAGGCAgagccaaaaaaatctgGGACATATGTACCATCATGGTGGCCGTGGTCAAAAGAAAagccatttttatttggaaGACATTTCACAAGAAGCAGTCGATTATCTTGAGAATATTATAAAATCTCAGACAAGATTAATATTGGGCAGATATATTTGGAGTGCCGAAGACTATGATCCCAGCGACGAGGAACATCGTAATAAAGCTTTCTATGAAAATTTGGTCCATGCCATGGGTTACATTACACGGGTGAACAAGCACCTCCAGGAAAGGTATCCGAGAGCTACATTTTGGAAAGCTATTTCTGATTTTAATGGTGTTGAAATAGATACTTACAACACCCCTCCGctacaaaaaaatcccGCAGATGAGTACCGGTTTCACTTTGGTGTAGAGCCTAAACATCAAAATCGGTTCCCGTTCGGACTCAAACAACAATTCCAACCATACGAGCATTTGGCTTACAGCCAACCTACCATTGACGTAGAGGACTCATACAGCCCTCAACAGCGGAGATTTTTCCAACAGGTTTTAGAAGCAGCACAAGAAGTGGCACAACGCCGCCCAGAAGATTCAACGTCACCATCTGATATCGTCAAATCTAGCAACACAGACGACGACATTGACAGATatcttgatcttgttgAGATCGACATATCACGGCACGAAGAAAAACGGCTCCTGGTATGGTTTAATGGAGCCGAGGCTACTTAGCATTtgcattatttatttactttgcattatcattatatttttcagaaatcactttgcctccggcggctggggctccgccccagaccccgttgctcctctcgcttcgctcgagtcgagcgtctACCCTCAGGAAAATCTACACACCGAGCAAAGAGATTCAGGGACGAAATAT from Sugiyamaella lignohabitans strain CBS 10342 chromosome D, complete sequence includes the following:
- the rrn5 gene encoding RNA polymerase I upstream activation factor complex subunit Rrn5 gives rise to the protein MPPKRKSLPDISNEGPSQKKLFLQADYRIKYGKPQLEKYVAQFNKEVVEFLTGIDTSDSGEQVDFVSEKDNDAGTEEPLVDDVSERTEPAINGSEAVTSKSEVVTNILEVDSDSEHSTNGVLNRVDECSSSEDSIGIDETDLEPSEDDYRCGTIWSEEEKERFFTALGRKSCHDMAAISRAVGTKTLIECEAYYNLLKSCYEYLKRRKPLLSKTLQREIFVSYEDLPYSYEMTESWDSVENKYANAVIDAIADMEVEKQNQQQETTNDQNGTTEHTNSEPLLLKLDTDTSSQHPIDTTLINGSSHEHPNTGTLQGVGSEISVSNVASSDYKVSATRTATTVATNVVPRKTLFAKRSGMCAKASSQLLNIPEAVKFANMFFRQSQKNLGHMYHHGGRGQKKSHFYLEDISQEAVDYLENIIKSQTRLILGRYIWSAEDYDPSDEEHRNKAFYENLVHAMGYITRVNKHLQERYPRATFWKAISDFNGVEIDTYNTPPLQKNPADEYRFHFGVEPKHQNRFPFGLKQQFQPYEHLAYSQPTIDVEDSYSPQQRRFFQQVLEAAQEVAQRRPEDSTSPSDIVKSSNTDDDIDRYLDLVEIDISRHEEKRLLVWFNGAEAT